The following proteins are co-located in the Cardiocondyla obscurior isolate alpha-2009 linkage group LG12, Cobs3.1, whole genome shotgun sequence genome:
- the Phrf1 gene encoding PHD and ring finger domains 1, protein MSSDSDNTCSIRHHTHKRKKVVISDTNSSDESVIVQTRRRKKILRVVSEGESSSDDSDVPKPVIRRQNHRVISEDESNYDSSAEGSKYTESDSSSTSEWQSDWSSSDELDTKKDTKKYKSKHKILSKIKSENTDKPGSSSSINVNANSDSGDDQLEKCPICLLPFKRQQVGKPSICDHCFCLECLLEWSKNINTCPVDRLPFTTIVVRDHFDGKVIDHVPIEVVPRIENQVLDDPTFCEICHQSDREDRMLLCDDCDRGYHMECLTPPITTVPIEEWYCPGCTPSNSTRTYLSSFVPTLITTGRNRFERHFERVNRHFERVDRQIRRNLNIFRNILPHVNDRTYVPTSRIRRMRNHNRTDEIEQFVDPNQPSTSSGLDSIGDNSRSRSPNTSLEGNASSTRSNLKSKTKTIKRKKKKVTKISKKSSSNLVREVRIKEFNNDGEEEEIVTYVKVASSTSRRKCKKRTKKTRKRRKNKRRAARTEASVRANTRTVKRRLASTLGMQKPKVPLLVPTMKNNITIPEKSVLTNARYNAGIPQVSLFGNNLGLDYSPPGSDDDEYSIGIGNSPMINVRHRRSAIPSLRRRTILKTIVNPINEADNTDITDLLGSIMTSQELWHSTKNKDNVILKADGTLMVNNSEKENKHSINNNESPKKEKQDKNEAVTRQKKAILEEVELPLDLSNINANDITQAPMYNNPCGGSGSGGNGGNGGNRGNFRGGYGRDNSRHSGHGGQSYSGGRDSLPPGSGGRHNYGSGTGGGGPRDNFGNRDFGPPPFYNPNFDHCGGPPLFGAHAPPPPFRSRNPQQFRNERLRFPPPPPPTERPFNYTDGSGSFDQRPPFPHVTDRFPRPRPPQLNVPPPSVPSTIPLPNALDPMSMQQPVHNSLPTVNLSEDVTRNFQPPPEQTDRIIMPDSVAVSPVIASPAAASPTTRQDNDDCDIYYDIEPPSKPDCDTQEVHNNSSMILLPPPEPPSGLLDFEENSKSDKDDSDQELVIDDSHKEDTQRDLPASGDKYDPFAADSDSNDDVTASLKGILNKGEGSRNSLNRCNVPVPIATPLIPATCPAVPTIQGKERPQESIRLTAYDDEDDNDSQSDCPNFSIYSSQTMDVARHTEQELTQQLEPIQPPSLPLNIPDDDDIIVGDVQACDLPELPPEPADPYLEALQKERQALSKIPPKKISHDSHRGKITFKIGNKFRLNNRLSGLHTDDHSQNTSFFQKKSITVLPVDKSIISQQERDDDKNVGSSKSTMESTTVRSIALNQFVKIGPQVAEKEKEGTEKNVESITASPKKKESFKLTGRRKSKESSSESSSEEENINADERCVNVSSSKKEEEDSKQETSEPAATNVTSPEDVTIAESTFDVSRLSPKKSESDELDTERNSENLEDGNTASDVASSRSKIQSQNEADTCNSSEERDSSSDDEEDNDNDNNEEEEEEEEEEEEEDEEEDEDEEEEEQKRSLSSHKLSSANRDDKVLSDEDPNSSEQRHEKESFSTVDEEAEQFPIEKDKVEESAVPTTSVDNNWDSDGAYTPCKDELPMRNENTLGEQSPVLLEAGLEPITPTKDKMNDDLDDCRSPAGYAELGTEAISETDEMINFEEELNALALRKEKEMEDGEILDENKLDAKEREKLKEEKEDDGKKKRKKDKKEKNKESTEKNKENISSDNLVAWKKLSKSTKERSYREKDKRSKSKEKEKEKDRFSKKKTKEISKKKEKRKEMPRYDVRKIVADKPPRTRKDEYGRDIRDKSRSRSRSRSSNKLRSGSKDRRSRSYSKGRSKSRSRLRLSWSKDRGHSYSKSCRSNSRRRSSSRARRKSRRRSVSRRRSLSRRHSISRRRSRSRSRSRSPSPSRKRRSLSPRRRSRRSLSRSRDKRKDKTKKYKSRSRSRNRKRSRSKSAKRTSSKSREKRHNKRKVHSRSRSKGRSISRDRDRNRTWDQLNEKSVQEQQFPRADREEHERSWSAQWTPSWSRSRSKTPPHIQQEPMGTRNWSPPSVLDSVSPKNLTVILTNKEAIKKKKKERRKESRKSKEAEKRRKSKRNRTPPPSKEVFASGDNILVSVCFNKDNEINPSATPDLPSSSIPLSPPIKRRRRESVQTENAAPIAKRSKKEKTKDKRSKSPKVKKDKKKKSKAAEIAATKKPVAVIDLDQSPFREQTPSPRDVIVLSDDDDKQVQETLAASPEQCPPSQASPPREQFVSQGPKTPPEPQIKFSINKQPSNLRPSLINPLLEEEEEEEEEEEEEEEEEEEMMDEQAEEELEMRAQEELELRLKIGPNTPPEPPTSPPTSPDAYDPFDPTKSRSPTPDASQEATPNDEHDRTQRNSPRKHDGATDAPLPLDEPSQQQEPSSQEKPTEKPKIISMVTIKRPSPQRDGSESPGPEGQPDAAQPCGSSPPKTQQNPQNVQSTANPFSTINPVLATVAAAVQRSFSINTPNTAQRTLLQSNRISPNNQIKQRTNDRPQLPNVFANSAKSSAMARPSKSTQSKSGSTVGQNGNDANIDMASDNVDMSSPYSPGSTLSDGLFDPPSPTNFNNSPVANAPPPAVAKTSTPKVNKSTEKKDVFDTLFGGVVPPVKTATKNKSKKAAKEKPKKSTNPKVGVRMDENQLQILDDLPSSAVEMQVKDKFLKKLNRQERVVEEVKLVLKPHYTKKHITKEEYKDIMRKAVPKICHNKTGEINPKKIAHLIEAYVKKCRNNKKKTSSAPKITKPAKTMWS, encoded by the exons ATGTCAAGTGACAGTGATAATACTTGTTCCATACGCCATCACACTCACAAACGCAAGAAAGTTGTCATAAGTGACACTAATAGTAGTGATGAATCTGTTATTGTACAAACtcgaagaaggaaaaaaatactt agaGTTGTTAGTGAAGGAGAAAGTAGTAGTGATGATAGTGATGTACCTAAACCTGTGATTAGACGACAAAACCAt AGAGTCATTAGTGAGGATGAATCTAATTATGATAGTAGTGCTGAAGGAAGCAAATACACTGAGAGTG ACAGCAGCAGTACATCCGAGTGGCAAAGTGACTGGTCTAGTTCAGATGAATTGGATACTAAAAAagatactaaaaaatataaatctaaacataaaattttatccaaAATTAAGAGTGAGAATACCGATAAACCTGGATCTTCTTCATCAATTAATGTCAATGCCAACTCCGACAGCGGTGATGATCAATTGGAAAAATGTCCGATATGTTTGTTACCATTTAAAAGGCAGCAAGTTGGCAAGCCTTCTATATGTGATCATTGCTTTTGTTTGGAGTGTTTGTTGGAAtggagtaaaaatattaatacttgtCCTGTGGATCGCTTACCTTTTACCACAATTGTTGTTAGAGATCACTTTGATGGCAag GTTATAGATCATGTACCAATAGAAGTTGTACCACGCATTGAAAATCAAGTGCTAGACGATCCAACATTTTGTGAAATATGTCATCAAAGTGACAGAGAAGATCGAATGTTACTTTGTGACGATTGTGATCGCGGTTATCACATGGAATGTTTAACACCTCCAATAACAACCGTTCCAATAGAAGAATGGTATTGTCCGGGGTGTACTCCAAGCAATTCAACTAGAACG TATTTGTCGAGTTTTGTGCCAACACTTATAACTACGGGTAGAAATCGATTTGAGCGTCATTTTGAAAGGGTTAATCGTCATTTTGAAAGAGTCGACCGTCAAATAAGAAGGAACTTAAACATATTCCGTAATATACTTCCACACGTTAATGATCGTACGTACGTACCTACCAGTCGAATTCGCAGAATGCGCAATCACAATCGAACAGACGAGATCGAACAATTTGTCGATCCGAATCAACCATCTACATCGTCTGGCCTTGACTCGATTGGTGACAATAGTCGAAGTCGGTCGCCAAATACTAGTTTAGAAGGTAACGCTTCTTCCACACGTTCAAATCTTAAGTCTAAAACCAAAacgataaaaaggaaaaagaaaaaagttacaaaaatcTCGAAGAAAAGCAGCAGTAATCTAGTGCGAGAAGTGCGGATCAAAGAATTTAACAATGACGGCGAAGAGGAAGAAATAGTGACATATGTCAAAGTTGCATCGTCCACATCGAGGAGGAAGTGtaagaaaagaacaaagaaaacGCGCAAG aggagaaaaaataagCGACGTGCAGCACGCACCGAAGCGTCCGTGCGGGCTAATACACGAACGGTAAAAAGAAGATTGGCCTCTACACTCGGGATGCAGAAGCCGAAGGTACCGCTGCTTGTACCTAccatgaaaaataatatcactATTCCTGAGAAGAGCGTACTCACAAACGCCAGATACAACGCCGGTATACCTCAAGTCAGTCTCTTTGGAAATAATTTGGGGCTGGACTACAGTCCACCTGG GTCAGACGATGATGAATATTCCATTGGAATAGGAAACAGTCCAATGATAAATGTACGTCATCGACGATCAGCGATACCTTCGCTTAGACGTAGAACCATTTTAAAAACTATCGTCAATCCGATTAATGAAGCGGATAATACTGATATAACAGATTTATTGGGTAGTATAATGACAAGTCAAGAATTGTGGCATTCGACCAAAAACAAGGATAATGTGATCTTGAAAGCTGATGGAACGTTGATGGTGAATAATTCAGAAAAGGAGAACAAACACAGTATCAATAATAACGAGAGTCCGAAGAAAGAGAAGCAAGATAAGAATGAAGCAGTGACTCGACAGAAAAAGGCAATTCTGGAAGAAGTAGAGTTGCCGTTAGATTTATCTAATATCAATGCCAACGATATCACACAGGCACCAATGTACAACAATCCTTGTGGCGGAAGTGGAAGTGGCGGTAATGGTGGTAATGGTGGTAATCGAGGCAACTTCCGGGGTGGATACGGTCGTGATAACAGCAGACACAGCGGCCACGGAGGGCAGAGTTACAGTGGTGGCCGGGATTCATTACCACCAGGTAGCGGTGGTAGACACAATTACGGTAGTGGAACTGGTGGCGGAGGTCCGCGGGACAACTTCGGAAATCGTGACTTTGGTCCACCGCCATTCTACAATCCAAACTTTGACCACTGTGGCGGACCACCGTTGTTCGGTGCCCACGCGCCACCGCCTCCGTTCCGTAGCCGTAATCCTCAGCAGTTTCGCAATGAGCGATTGCGTTTtccaccgccgccaccacctACCGAGCGACCGTTTAATTATACGGACGGCAGTGGCAGTTTCGATCAGAGGCCACCTTTTCCGCACGTAACCGACAGATTTCCTCGGCCTAGACCACCACAGTTAAATGTCCCACCTCCAAGTGTTCCTTCTACCATTCCGCTGCCAAATGCATTAGATCCCATGAGCATGCAACAACCGGTGCATAACAGTCTACCTACGGTCAATCTTTCAGAAGATGTGACGCGAAATTTTCAACCGCCTCCTGAACAAACTGATCGTATAATAATGCCAGATTCTGTCGCCGTGTCACCTGTAATTGCGTCACCAGCAGCTGCATCACCTACTACTCGTCAAGACAACGATGACTGcgatatttattacgatatcGAACCACCGTCGAAGCCTGACTGCGATACACAAGAAGTTCATAATAATAGTTCTATGATTCTGTTGCCGCCGCCGGAGCCGCCGTCTGGTTTGTTGGACTTTGAGGAGAATTCTAAAAGTGACAAGGACGATAGCGACCAGGAATTAGTAATCGATGATAGTCATAAGGAAGATACGCAAAGAGATCTGCCGGCAAGCGGCGACAAGTACGATCCGTTCGCGGCCGATAGTGATAGTAACGACGACGTTACCGCTTCGTTAAAGGGGATATTAAATAAAGGAGAAGGGTCGCGAAACAGTTTGAATCGTTGTAACGTACCCGTACCGATTGCAACACCGCTGATTCCCGCAACTTGCCCTGCGGTACCGACAATTCAGGGCAAGGAACGGCCACAGGAGTCTATTCGGCTGACCGCATACGATGATGAAGATGACAATGACTCGCAATCGGATTGCCCAAATTTTTCTATATACTCTTCACAAACTATGGACGTGGCTAGACACACGGAACAAGAATTAACACAGCAGCTCGAGCCGATACAACCGCCATCATTACCGCTCAATATTCCTGACGACGATGATATTATCGTGGGAGACGTGCAGGCCTGTGATTTGCCGGAGCTGCCACCTGAACCGGCCGATCCTTACCTCGAGGCGTTACAAAAGGAGCGACAAGCTCTGAGTAAAATACCACCGAAGAAAATTTCGCACGATTCGCATCGCGGTAAAATTACCTTCAAAATTGGCAACAAATTTCGACTCAATAATCGATTGAGTGGCTTGCATACGGACGATCATTCGCAGAATACGAGTTTCTTTCAGAAAAAATCGATTACGGTTTTACCAGTCGATAAATCTATTATAAGTCAACAAGAGCGAGATGATGACAAAAATGTTGGCTCGTCAAAATCTACGATGGAGTCTACAACCGTACGATCAATAGCGTTGAACCAGTTCGTAAAGATAGGACCACAAGTtgctgaaaaagaaaaggaaggaacaGAAAAAAACGTCGAGTCTATTACAGCGAGcccaaaaaagaaagaatcatTCAAGCTGACTGGTCGACGCAAGAGCAAGGAATCTTCCTCGGAGAGCTCATCAGAAgaggaaaatataaatgcagACGAAAGGTGTGTCAACGTGTCGTCCAgtaaaaaagaggaagaggataGTAAACAGGAAACGTCAGAACCGGCGGCGACAAATGTAACTTCGCCCGAGGATGTTACAATTGCGGAAAGCACTTTCGACGTATCCCGATTGTCGCCAAAAAAATCGGAGAGCGACGAGTTAGACACAGAACGTAACTCGGAGAACTTAGAAGACGGTAATACTGCTAGCGATGTTGCCTCATCACGCTCGAAAATTCAATCGCAAAATGAGGCAGATACGTGCAACAGCTCGGAAGAGCGGGATTCGAGTAGTGACGACGAAGAGGATAACGATAACGATAACaacgaagaagaggaagaagaagaagaggaggaggaggaagaagacgaagaagaagacgaggacgaagaagaggaggaacAGAAGCGTTCGCTGAGTAGTCATAAACTTAGCTCGGCGAATCGCGACGACAAAGTATTAAGCGACGAGGATCCAAATTCGTCGGAGCAACGGCATGAAAAGGAAAGTTTTTCAACGGTGGACGAAGAAGCGGAGCAGTTTCCGATTGAGAAAGACAAGGTGGAGGAATCGGCCGTTCCTACCACTTCTGTTGATAACAATTGGGACTCCGATGGCGCGTATACACCCTGCAAAGACGAATTACCCATGAGGAACGAGAACACGTTAGGAGAGCAAAGCCCCGTGCTACTTGAAGCTGGTTTGGAGCCCATTACGCCAACGAAGGATAAAATGAACGACGATCTGGATGACTGTAGATCACCTGCTGGTTATGCCGAGCTGGGCACTGAGGCTATTTCCGAAACCGACGAGATGATAAATTTTGAGGAAGAATTAAACGCCCTGGCATtgcgaaaagagaaagagatggaaGACGGTGAGATACTAGACGAGAATAAATTAGACGCAAAAGAACGTGAAAAATTGAAGGAGGAGAAAGAAGACGACGGtaagaaaaaacgaaagaaggataaaaaagaaaagaataaggAAAGCacggagaaaaataaagaaaatatttcgtcgGATAACTTGGTCGCGTGGAAAAAGCTTTCGAAAAGCACGAAGGAAAGATCATACCGCGAAAAAGACAAGCGGTCTaaatcgaaagagaaagaaaaagaaaaagatagattttccaagaaaaaaacgaaagaaattagtaagaaaaaggagaaaagaaaagaaatgccgCGTTACGACGTGAGAAAAATCGTTGCTGATAAACCGCCTCGAACGAGAAAAGACGAGTACGGCAGAGACATTAGAGATAAATCACGAAGCAGGTCAAGAAGCCGCTCGTCCAACAAGCTTCGGTCGGGCTCAAAGGATCGACGAAGTCGGTCGTACTCCAAGGGACGATCGAAGAGCAGATCCCGTCTTCGGTTGTCTTGGTCGAAAGATCGTGGCCACTCGTACTCGAAATCATGCCGTTCTAATTCACGCAGGAGATCTTCGTCCCGCGCCAGACGTAAGTCACGAAGGCGCTCTGTGTCGCGAAGGCGATCTTTATCAAGGCGGCATTCCATCTCCCGCaggcgatcgcgatcgcgatcacGGTCGCGATCACCGTCACCGTCGCGTAAACGACGGTCGTTGTCGCCTAGACGGCGCTCCAGGCGTTCACTGTCACGGTCGCGCGACAAGCGAAAAGACAAGACGAAGAAGTACAAGTCGCGAAGCCGCTCGCGGAACCGCAAGCGATCACGCAGCAAGTCGGCTAAGAGAACGTCATCTAAATCGCGCGAGAAGAGGCATAACAAGAGGAAGGTGCACAGCCGGTCGCGCTCTAAAGGCAGATCAATCTCGCGAGATCGAGATCGCAATAGAACCTGGGACCAGCTGAACGAAAAGAGCGTCCAGGAACAGCAGTTTCCGCGAGCCGACCGCGAGGAACACGAGCGTTCGTGGAGTGCGCAATGGACCCCGTCTTGGTCTCGCTCGAGGTCGAAGACGCCACCGCACATTCAGCAGGAGCCGATGGGTACGCGAAACTGGTCGCCGCCGTCGGTACTAGACAGCGTATCGCCGAAGAATTTAACGGTTATATTGACGAACAAGGAggcgataaaaaagaagaaaaaagaacgccGGAAGGAAAGCCGAAAGTCGAAGGAGGCGGAGAAACGGCGGAAAAGCAAGCGAAACCGGACCCCACCACCGTCGAAAGAAGTGTTCGCCAGCGGTGATAATATTCTGGTCAGCGTATGTTTTAACAAAGACAACGAGATCAATCCGTCTGCCACGCCGGATTTACCGTCGAGTAGCATCCCCCTGTCACCGCCGATAAAACGTCGACGAAGGGAATCTGTTCAGACGGAAAATGCTGCCCCTATTGCAAAGCGAtcgaagaaagagaagacCAAGGACAAACGATCGAAATCGCCTAaggtaaaaaaagataaaaaaaagaaatcaaaagCGGCCGAAATAGCGGCGACGAAAAAGCCCGTAGCCGTGATCGACTTGGATCAATCGCCTTTTCGTGAACAAACACCTTCGCCTCGTGATGTGATTGTACTTagcgacgacgatgacaagcAGGTGCAGGAAACACTTGCCGCTTCGCCGGAGCAGTGTCCGCCGTCGCAAGCGTCACCGCCGCGTGAACAGTTTGTTTCACAGGGCCCGAAAACTCCGCCGGAGCCGCAGATCAAGTTTTCGATAAACAAGCAGCCCAGTAATCTCCGACCGTCTTTAATCAATCCGTTGttagaagaggaagaagaagaggaggaggaggaggaagaagaggaggaggaggaagaagaaatgaTGGACGAGCAGGCCGAGGAGGAGTTGGAAATGCGGGCACAAGAAGAACTTGAGCTGCGTTTAAAAATCGGACCTAACACACCTCCAGAGCCACCGACGTCTCCTCCAACTTCGCCGGACGCTTACGATCCCTTCGATCCGACCAAGTCCCGGTCGCCGACGCCGGACGCTAGTCAGGAAGCCACGCCAAATGACGAGCACGATCGAACGCAACGTAACTCACCTAGAAAACACGATGGAGCAACGGACGCTCCGTTGCCGTTGGATGAGCCTAGCCAGCAACAAGAGCCATCAAGTCAAGAAAAGCCGACAGAAAAGCCAAAGATAATATCGATGGTCACGATCAAGAGGCCGTCGCCGCAAAGAGATGGATCCGAATCTCCCGGACCGGAGGGCCAGCCCGACGCTGCACAACCATGCGGCAGCAGTCCGCCTAAAACCCAGCAAAATCCGCAGAACGTGCAATCGACCGCTAATCCATTTAGCACTATCAATCCTGTTCTGGCGACGGTGGCAGCCGCGGTGCAAAGAAGTTTTAGTATCAACACTCCTAACACCGCGCAAAGAACTTTATTGCAG TCTAATCGCATCTCGCCGAACAATCAAATAAAGCAACGTACAAATGACCGACCGCAACTTCCTAACGTATTTGCGAATTCGGCAAAGTCGTCCGCTATGGCACGACCTTCCAAATCTACTCAAAGTAAAAGCGGCTCAACGGTGGGACAAAACGGTAACGATGCGAACATAGACATGGCAAGTGACAACGTCGACATGTCGTCCCCTTATTCACCGGGCTCGACTTTGAGCGATGGATTGTTCGATCCACCTAGCCCTAccaattttaataactcgCCTGTTGCAAATGCACCACCGCCTGCAGTTGCCAAAACTAGCACGCCGAAAGTTAATAAAAGTACGGAGAAAAAAGATGTGTTCGATACGCTATTCGGCGGAGTAGTACCACCCGTTAAGACTGCCaccaaaaataaaagcaaaaaagcTGCTAAGGAAAAACCCAAGAAgt CTACTAATCCTAAAGTTGGCGTACGCATGGACGAAAATCAACTTCAAATTCTTGATGATCTTCCAAGTTCTGCTGTAGAAATGCAAGTTAAAGACAAG TTTCTTAAGAAGCTAAATCGACAAGAGAGAGTTGTTGAAGAAGTGAAATTGGTTCTTAAGCCCCATTATACTAAAAAGCACATTACAAAAGAGGAATATAAAGACATCATGCGCAAAGCAGTACCTAAA ATATGCCATAACAAAACGGGTGAGATTAATCCTAAAAAGATAGCTCACCTAATAGAAGCGTACGTAAAGAAGTGTCGAAACAACAAGAAAAAGACTTCTTCTGCTCCCAAAATAACAAAACCTGC GAAAACTATGTGGAGTTGA